A genomic region of Halomonas aestuarii contains the following coding sequences:
- a CDS encoding 3-oxoacid CoA-transferase subunit B: MPSDQERILARAAREVVPGQIVNLGIGLPTRLFHYLPPEMEVLVHSENGVLGCQPLEAGSEPDLEMIDSGGAYIDTRPGASVFDSALSFAMIRRSRVDVTFMGAFEVDQQGNLANWKIPGKFSPGIGGAMELAQKVRTLVVLCSHNDKHGNPKILRQCRLPLTAPRCVSLIITEKAVMQVTDAGLEVVDIAEGLKVAALREATEAELIIDEQRLGRF, encoded by the coding sequence ATGCCGTCTGACCAGGAACGGATCCTCGCCCGGGCCGCCCGTGAGGTGGTCCCCGGCCAGATCGTCAACCTCGGCATCGGCCTGCCCACCCGGCTGTTCCACTACCTGCCGCCGGAGATGGAGGTGCTGGTGCACTCCGAGAACGGCGTGCTGGGCTGCCAGCCCCTCGAGGCCGGCAGCGAGCCGGACCTCGAGATGATCGACTCGGGCGGGGCCTACATCGACACGCGCCCCGGCGCCAGCGTCTTCGACAGCGCGCTTTCCTTCGCGATGATCCGTCGCAGCCGGGTAGACGTCACCTTCATGGGCGCCTTCGAGGTCGACCAGCAGGGCAACCTCGCCAACTGGAAGATCCCCGGCAAGTTCTCTCCGGGCATCGGCGGCGCCATGGAGCTCGCCCAGAAGGTCAGGACCCTGGTGGTGCTGTGCTCGCACAACGACAAGCACGGCAATCCCAAGATCCTCCGGCAGTGCCGCCTGCCGCTCACGGCGCCGCGCTGCGTCTCGCTCATCATCACCGAGAAGGCCGTGATGCAGGTGACCGACGCCGGCCTCGAGGTGGTGGACATCGCCGAGGGGCTCAAGGTGGCGGCGCTGCGCGAGGCCACCGAGGCCGAGCTGATCATCGACGAACAACGTCTGGGGAGATTCTGA
- a CDS encoding CoA transferase subunit A, with the protein MTLLNQKHATIEAAIASIPDGASIMVGGFGSPGTPFALLDELLAQGQTHLTLIKNDANEPDIGIGRLIRAGRVDRLITSHIGLNRIAIEEMNQGRLAVEIHPQGLLAEKIRCAGAGHYGFLTDIGLGTEIAEGRREIECDGRTWAIEPAIRADVALVHADLADAYGNLVYRGTAINFNPLMAMAADRVIAQAFRVEAPGYLAPERIHTPCAFVSQVVRVDEATSEQGRRAHAV; encoded by the coding sequence ATGACACTGCTCAACCAGAAACACGCAACGATCGAGGCGGCCATCGCCAGCATCCCCGACGGGGCCTCGATCATGGTCGGGGGCTTCGGTTCGCCGGGCACGCCCTTCGCCCTGCTCGATGAACTGCTGGCCCAGGGCCAGACGCACCTGACGCTGATCAAGAACGACGCCAACGAGCCGGACATCGGCATCGGCCGGCTGATCCGCGCCGGTCGCGTCGACCGCCTGATCACCTCGCACATCGGCCTCAACCGGATCGCCATCGAGGAGATGAACCAGGGCCGCCTGGCCGTGGAGATCCACCCCCAGGGCCTGCTGGCGGAGAAGATTCGCTGCGCCGGCGCCGGCCACTACGGCTTCCTGACCGATATCGGCCTCGGCACCGAGATCGCCGAGGGGCGCCGCGAGATCGAATGCGACGGCCGGACCTGGGCGATCGAGCCCGCCATCCGCGCCGACGTGGCGCTGGTCCATGCCGACCTGGCCGATGCCTACGGCAACCTCGTCTATCGCGGCACCGCCATCAACTTCAACCCGCTGATGGCCATGGCCGCCGACCGGGTGATCGCCCAGGCGTTCCGCGTCGAGGCCCCCGGCTACCTGGCGCCGGAGCGCATCCATACGCCCTGCGCCTTCGTCAGCCAGGTCGTGCGGGTCGATGAGGCCACCAGCGAACAGGGGAGGCGCGCTCATGCCGTCTGA